From the Oryza glaberrima chromosome 5, OglaRS2, whole genome shotgun sequence genome, one window contains:
- the LOC127774944 gene encoding uncharacterized protein LOC127774944, whose translation MEEFQEADVLWPDHHHHLRRDDDARRRRHQEQQQHGGVDAAAADDSRGSAGATPSAPVGIPVTRAATTRRISHGSTAPAAAFVPPHELVAARARRCSEERAAFSVCVGNGRTLKGRDLRDVRTAVLRMTGFLET comes from the coding sequence ATGGAGGAGTTCCAAGAAGCCGACGTCCTCTGGccggaccaccaccaccacctccgccgcgacgacgacgcccgccgccgccgccaccaggagcagcagcagcatggtggcgtggacgccgccgccgccgacgactcaCGTGGCAGCGCCGGCGCCACGCCGTCGGCGCCCGTGGGCATACCGGTGAcaagggcggcgacgacgcggaggaTCAGCCACGggagcacggcgccggcggcggcgttcgtgcCGCCGCACGagctggtggcggcgagggcgcggcggtGCTCGGAGGAGAGGGCGGCGTTCTCGGTGTGCGTGGGGAACGGGCGCACGCTCAAGGGCCGCGACCTCCGCGACGTCCGCACCGCCGTGCTCCGCATGACCGGCTTCCTCGAGACCTGA